In the Populus trichocarpa isolate Nisqually-1 chromosome 1, P.trichocarpa_v4.1, whole genome shotgun sequence genome, gtcatgagaccgagataacctcacagaaagaaaacttaaataaatcatgaaacctaattctcaatcaataaaatgttgaaagatgatattgaaaaaaaatcaattaaaaaaaaaaactcgagtcaatcaggttaactcgtcaaacccttgactcgagtcatgaaactgagataaatctataaaaagcaaattgaaacaaatcatgaaactcaaatCTCTAGctaaccaaatattaaaggatgaaattgaaaaaaaaaaacatagattaaaaaaaaagactactgCAATAAATAGTGATTTGTGAGGTGGTGCATAGGACAAAAACTCATCTCTTTTAGTGTTCTGTTAATAATGCAAACCCAAAGATAGGCATGCATGAAAGGCAACGAAGCCTAAGTCCTCTTGCATCATTCCacgaaatcataaatcaaatccACCTCAATATATAACCCAAGTGTgaataaagggaaaaaagaaatgcatggTGATTGGGGAAATGGTCCAAATGGATCCTCAGATAGACAAGAAAGGCAGAGCACTGTACTTACTTCTTACAATTGAAAGCAAGAGAATCCTTTGCTAGGCGTCGCTTATCAGCAGCAGTAGTGTTCACACTTCCTGTGGTAGGACTGTTGTCCGTCTACATAGCAAAGATGCATCCTTGTTTGAGAAAATAGTCTAGGGAGagtaataatataaacttaaaaatgcCTCCAAATATGGGTTCCCAAGGAACTAATACATAGTTTAACCACCTTTTGTCATGAACCAGACCAAAATTACAGTAACAACAAGATAATGCCAGCTAAACACCCAAAACCCATCCCACACAAGTTGAAGGGAAtaagccaaaaaataaaaatggaaactTTTAGCTACAAGTAAATTATGCAAGTCTGAtaattaataacaacaaaacagaTTCTGAAGCAAGAACCAGCCTTGACAAATTACTACATTGAAAACATTTAGGAAATTGAGAGCCAGCCACAATTAACTCACCATGAAAGAAAGAAGCCCTGTAAGTATACTGCAgcaatgaaatagaaaaaatgttAGACCAAGGATCTATAATAACTAGCTCTTTATTATTTAGAACTAATAATCCAGAGagttagaaaattaattgaaaaattacacCTTAAGCCTTAATCTGTTTTACCTTGATACAGACCACATGGGGTTCCAACTCTCTGGATGAACTGGAAAGCAATAAGATCAGGgtaaacaaaaccaaatataaaagatGGCCAAAAGTAAAATGTTGTAAGCATAGCAGGGTAAAGAACTTACAATCACTCATGGATAagcatattttcttttgagtcATGAATCGCCCATTGGGAGTGATCATGCTACATAGATAAAAGCCACAAAAGTTAGAAGCAAGCCtgaactaaaatatttaaagagaaAGACACGGGGAAAATGATATTCTGGAAAAACTTAAGCAGCAATAAAGAAGATTACATGATTCCAGGAGGTTTATAGGGATACTCTGGAGGAAACTTGATTTTTCCATAATAATATCCACCTTATCACAAGGAAGTCAGAATTTCCGATTAGAATAACAAAACAAGTGACACTACATTTTTCACTGAGCAAGATAACCACACTATTTTCTGCATCATGTATTGAATCAACAACATGGCTAGCAAACCTGCAAAAGGTGTTCCTTCACTTCCCTCCAACACATAATCTGAAACATAAAATTTACATAACATCAATATCAAAAAACACCTCAGTGAATTAAGACCACAAACAGCAAcagagaacaaaaaaagaataagaagaagaaaaaaaacacaaaaagcaacagagcaaaataaaaaataaaaataagaagcaaaaagtaaaatgacacaaaaaaggttgaaaatggAATCACTATGTGCTATGGATGAAAGAACCATAACTCACAATCATCTGTTAAGAAGGCTAAAATTTTCCTAAGTAATCTCTTCACTTTCCTAAGCCCTGTCTTCAACTCATCCCCATTCCAAATAACAATTGTGCTATTTCATTGTGGCATTCTTCCTAATACCAAACTATACTTAACACTAGGAGAAATGACTGTTCGAGATAATATCAGATGCCTTCCCTTATGTATTTGGTTGTATCAGATACAGTTGTAGATCTGAGATAAGTACTCTTGGTTGTAACAAGTACTTAGCCTAGCTTAGATAGCTATCCTATTGTTTTGTAACCTGTATCCTATTGCATGTGTATATATACACAAATTATTCACTGCCAAACCTATTGTTTCCtttatatttctatttcttCCAATGACATCTCAGAGCATCATCAGCCAAGGCTGTAAAATCTGCATGTATTCATTCTTAAGGATGAAAAGTAACGTTTCTGGAACCTTTAGCATCTCCTTCATGTATTTAATGGAGGAGCAACAGCTCCATAATTGTGAACTAATCAAGCAAACCAGTAACAAACCGGGAAGCAGTCACAAGTGTTTTGCATCAACTTTTCCACACAAGGTTTGGAGTTTGAATGAGTCCAAGGACACAGAATTCAGTGTTTCAGCGGTTGCCTACAATATCTTGTATGTCATGATTCTTCTGCCAAATCTCAGTGACATTTGAAGCAAGTCTAGACAGATGATTAGATATTGTAATTCTTTTACCCTAAATTTAGATTGCAATAACTCTAGGTCACCACTCATGTCCACAAGTAGATGATGTAAAAAGCTCAGAGgaattggatatatatatatatatgtgtgtgtgaaaatttcagagaaggaaacaaaaataaacaagaactTACGCCATTCAAGAATGTCACTTGGAGAAGGACGGGCAACAACATGAGAGACTGGTTCCTGCaaattcattattataaaacaacaacaaaaaatcagtGTCGAATgatgagaagaaaaatgaaatgaagttTCATCCAGCAGTAAATGGTTGGTATTTGGTACTACAAAGACATTCAAATATCCAGACTATCAATAAAACATCGGGTAAAGGAAATAACAATCAAGCAGTAGATACGCAACCAACCATGTGATAAAAAATCGTAAATAAGCTACAAAGTAAAGTAAAGCAGCcgatgaaaataaaacataatcatCCATCTATCATAAGAGACTACAGTGTATCGAAAAGGATGGTGTACGTTTGGGAAACTGAAATGAAAACCCTA is a window encoding:
- the LOC18094665 gene encoding ubiquitin-conjugating enzyme E2 34, producing the protein MAEKSCVKRLQKEYRALCKEPVSHVVARPSPSDILEWHYVLEGSEGTPFAGGYYYGKIKFPPEYPYKPPGIIMITPNGRFMTQKKICLSMSDFHPESWNPMWSVSSILTGLLSFMTDNSPTTGSVNTTAADKRRLAKDSLAFNCKNAAFRKLFPEYVEKHDQELHSEQLVSSQAPQEDKSRAKLEKHGDSSVENAKRVDAPKDERRNRKQPFPTWMMLLLVSIFGVVMALPLLQL